In candidate division KSB1 bacterium, the sequence GTAATACACAGCGGCCAGATCATCGACGCTGCCGATAACCGCTCCGCCCAGCAACCTTGACCTCGAACCGTATTGGTCAGTCCAGTAGTGAGCATCCTGGGGATAGGCTCGAGCAGTCAATAATGTAAGACCTAACAATGAAATAGCCAGGAGTCTCATATTGGAATTCCATCCGAGTCTTTTGATATTCAATATCAATTTGAGCCTTCTTGAGGCAATCTATGAGTTAGCTCTTGCACGATTGACGTTTTGCCAATTCTACGCTGTCCGTAAAGAACTAATGCATTGTCATTTGGATTCTTGAGAACCCTTAACACGTCCTTGAGCACGTTCCTTGGGCCAACATAAGCTTTCTGTCCGCCTCCAGGATTACCAGCGATGTAGGGATTCGTTTTCATCTTGTGGTTTCCCAAATCAGAATGTCGTTGCAGTGACCAACCGACTAACTGTCTCAACGCCAAAATGTGCGGATTTCAAAAGTGAAGGCGAAACCGGAGCTTTAAAATTCCGAACCATTGCCTTGTTATGCATTAGTCAAACAGGAATTTACACCATTACCTTTAAAGCAGTATACGGAACGATATTGAAGATAAATATTACGATTTTATAGTTGCTTAAATACTGAATATACACAGGCGCTAAATCAGGCTGACTGACACCGAATATTTTGCTGTGAATCCTCGAAATAGGCCCTTTCATTACAACCAGCAGAATAGTTGTAAATAAAAGAACGCCGATATTGATTACCGAGCACCAGCCTAGAAATACAGTTAAAGTATTTATATCT encodes:
- a CDS encoding ATP-binding protein, yielding MKTNPYIAGNPGGGQKAYVGPRNVLKDVLRVLKNPNDNALVLYGQRRIGKTSIVQELTHRLPQEGSN